In Fibrobacter sp. UWB15, the following proteins share a genomic window:
- the trpA gene encoding tryptophan synthase subunit alpha, protein MSHLIAGFPDAETSIAIADALVKGGANILEIQLAFSDPSADGPAIQTASSIALDKGYSTKQGLEIVRKIHERHPETPIYIMTYGSLAFTPGVENFVKMCKDAGVSACIIPDLPFDGDEGLTEACKKHGLENIPVAAPSMTKERLETMASKGFKYIYAALRAGTTGSETTIDQATLDFIDTVGKGGAKVLGGFGIRNGEQSKVLSKHVYAVVAGSVFVNIVLSNEDSAEGRKKAIAEIEAKAKEIAGN, encoded by the coding sequence ATGTCTCATCTCATTGCCGGGTTCCCGGACGCAGAAACTTCTATCGCCATCGCCGACGCTCTTGTGAAGGGTGGCGCGAACATCCTTGAAATCCAGCTTGCCTTCAGCGATCCGAGCGCCGACGGTCCCGCCATCCAGACGGCATCGTCCATTGCTCTTGACAAGGGTTATTCGACCAAGCAGGGGCTTGAAATCGTTAGAAAAATTCACGAACGCCACCCCGAAACGCCGATCTACATCATGACTTACGGCTCCCTCGCCTTTACGCCGGGTGTCGAGAACTTTGTCAAGATGTGCAAGGACGCGGGCGTATCCGCTTGCATCATTCCGGACTTGCCGTTCGACGGCGACGAAGGCCTGACTGAAGCTTGCAAGAAGCACGGTCTCGAAAACATCCCGGTCGCGGCACCTTCCATGACCAAGGAACGCCTCGAAACGATGGCTTCCAAGGGCTTTAAGTATATTTACGCAGCACTCCGCGCGGGTACGACCGGTAGCGAAACTACCATTGACCAGGCAACGCTCGACTTTATCGACACGGTCGGTAAGGGTGGCGCGAAGGTTCTCGGCGGCTTCGGTATCCGTAACGGTGAACAGTCCAAGGTGCTTAGCAAGCATGTGTATGCCGTGGTGGCGGGCTCCGTGTTCGTGAACATCGTACTCTCTAACGAAGACTCTGCCGAAGGCCGCAAAAAAGCCATCGCCGAAATCGAGGCGAAGGCCAAGGAAATTGCAGGAAATTAA
- a CDS encoding fibrobacter succinogenes major paralogous domain-containing protein, giving the protein MKKICALTVLAFLVACSGDRSSTGVIGGSGNEAASEYNPVSNTVKDLRDGKAYKTVKIGNQVWMAENLDYETANSICGEMEYLTLYGCLYSWDEAKTACPVGWRLPSQAEWNTLIEFVGDSATAGKILKATTTWSDKGRYKDGTDDYGFTALPGGVRLPQKGKTHQSFVNSGAFFWSATEVDDDESITLVLRYENDAATLFENYKDAGVSVRCVKN; this is encoded by the coding sequence ATGAAAAAAATTTGTGCATTGACTGTTTTGGCTTTTCTTGTTGCCTGTAGTGGTGACAGGTCTTCTACCGGAGTTATCGGCGGTTCTGGTAATGAGGCTGCTAGCGAATATAATCCCGTATCGAATACGGTTAAAGATTTACGAGATGGCAAGGCTTACAAGACCGTGAAAATCGGCAATCAAGTCTGGATGGCCGAAAACCTTGATTATGAAACTGCCAACAGCATCTGCGGAGAAATGGAATACCTTACCTTGTACGGCTGCCTTTATTCATGGGACGAAGCGAAGACCGCGTGCCCCGTCGGCTGGCGCTTGCCAAGCCAGGCGGAATGGAATACTTTGATTGAATTTGTCGGAGACTCTGCCACGGCAGGGAAGATTCTCAAGGCCACGACTACCTGGAGCGATAAGGGGCGTTACAAAGATGGCACCGACGATTACGGCTTTACCGCATTGCCGGGCGGCGTGCGCCTCCCGCAAAAGGGCAAGACACATCAGTCATTCGTCAATTCGGGAGCCTTTTTCTGGAGCGCCACCGAGGTCGATGACGACGAGTCGATTACCTTGGTTTTGCGTTACGAAAACGACGCCGCAACATTGTTTGAAAACTACAAGGACGCCGGTGTCAGTGTCCGTTGCGTGAAGAATTGA
- the thrH gene encoding bifunctional phosphoserine phosphatase/homoserine phosphotransferase ThrH has product MFTKQCVVTLDLEGVLAPEIWIAVAEKTGIKDLRLTTRDIPDYDVLMKGRIKILERENIKLSDIQNVIANLGLLDGARDFMDKLRDEAQVIILSDTFQEFAYPIMKNLGFPTIFCHNLEVENDMIKGYHLRLTDQKTKVVKHLQDLNFKVFASGDSFNDTGMLKQADKGCFFCAPDSIVAQFPQLESTKTYAELLEKFHQFQATL; this is encoded by the coding sequence ATGTTTACCAAGCAATGTGTCGTTACCCTGGACCTTGAAGGTGTCCTCGCCCCTGAAATTTGGATCGCCGTCGCCGAGAAAACCGGCATCAAGGACCTGCGCCTGACTACGCGCGACATTCCCGACTACGACGTGCTCATGAAGGGCCGCATCAAGATTCTCGAACGCGAAAACATCAAGCTTTCGGACATCCAGAACGTGATCGCAAACCTCGGACTTCTCGACGGTGCCCGCGACTTTATGGACAAACTCCGCGACGAAGCCCAGGTGATTATTCTTTCGGACACGTTCCAGGAATTCGCCTACCCCATCATGAAGAATCTCGGATTCCCGACGATCTTCTGCCACAACCTGGAAGTCGAAAACGACATGATCAAGGGTTACCACCTGCGCCTCACCGACCAGAAGACAAAAGTCGTGAAGCACCTGCAAGACCTCAACTTCAAGGTGTTCGCCAGCGGCGATTCCTTCAACGACACGGGCATGCTCAAGCAGGCCGACAAGGGCTGCTTCTTCTGCGCGCCGGATTCCATCGTGGCCCAGTTCCCGCAACTTGAATCCACCAAGACCTACGCCGAACTTCTGGAAAAGTTCCACCAGTTCCAGGCAACGCTGTAG